A region of the Chelmon rostratus isolate fCheRos1 chromosome 1, fCheRos1.pri, whole genome shotgun sequence genome:
TTGACAATCATTCTACATGTTTCTctcctgacttcctgttgttcCTCTTCTGTGAACCTGCTTGTAAAGGCATAAAGCGCCCTCAGTACAGTTCACTCTTTTCAAACTCACTTCTGATCACCTGCTCAATAATTCAGAATAACTAAGTTTGACAGGTAAATATTAAAGTGCTACattgagagtgagagtgaataACATGGTGGTATGAAGAGCTGTCTCTTCAGGTACATTCTTGCAGTCTGCAATGTACCTGTCTCAGACAAATGACTTTGACCTGAGACTCAAACCCTCAAGTCTGCACAGAATCTGGGCTTCTGTATTGAGCACAGAACAAATGACCACAGATTCAGAGAAGTATTTTGTGATTTATATATCAATGACTCTCCACAAAAATATCAGtgcacacaaaaatatttattgttgtatggaaatgtaaaaaaacatcttaatttcTGATGCGcacacaaatatttcttgttttcaataaatgtaATAGAAATCAACATATGCATGTACAGCGTTTAAACGTGTTGGCAAGTTTCATCAAAATGTATGAGCATCACTGCCTTTGTGTGCGGCTGTTTTgagacttttttattttattacatttctttttcaaatgagATGTCTCTGCCCAGAGATCACACACATCTGGTAGCTGCTCTCCACAGGTAAGTGATGACTCTTGTACATGATTAAATATGTTTGAGTTGGTGGCATTTAGCATTAGCGTTAGCTGACAAGTTAGCTATTTAATGCTAATACACAATCAAGGAAGAAAAAGTGCAATTCAACAGATTTGCTAGGTTcttcagcagcatcagagccgCTGTCGTTACGTATGACCATTCTGCACAATTGTGGCTGTATCACTAATTCAACAAGCGTACCTGTCAGCCGTCATCACGGTGACATCATTAAGCCTCAGACAGATCATTTATTCTTTTACCATTTATTTCATCTCCAGAAAACCATGTGTGCTCCTGGTCTGAAGTACAGGTGCGGTGCACACCTCTTTCCTGCACAGTCTTCTTTTTAGAAACACCAGTTTACATGTGGAAAAAGGCGTATTCATTTATACATGTGACTCCTGCGTTTAGAGCACATGTCAAGGGAAGAAAGCATCACATTTGCACCTGAAAAACTGCTCCACAGTGACCTCTCATGtgattttcttctatttttgtGATAATTTAATCCAGCCTTTGATTTCTCCAAGAAGAATAATCTTAATTTTAATAATCTGTACAGTGTGTCTGAAATCAGTTGTGTAGTTTGCACACCCACACATCAACATGACAACAGTCTGACAATTGTGTGAGCAGCTCAAATACCAGGACTGGTATCCACTATATAAAGCTTGTTCATGTTAATAAAGGTATTGGAATCCATTGCTGTCTGGGTATACCAGCTGCCATCAACACCTCATAGTGCTCCATTAACAGAGGAAAGCCACAAACAAATTagcagcagtcagcagaaaCATTAAATACCTGGATCCATCACTACAGTGTGAACTGGTAGCATTAGACACTAGCCTTCAAATTGTGGCAACAAAGTTATACTTTATCATACAGTTATTATAATTCAGCCACATAACTGAACATGAATAATGACAATAGTGAGTTACCCAGTTAGCCAAGGCATTATAACTCCACATTTCCTACATTTTTACAGTCAAATGTGACAGAAGAAATCAGTCACTCTCACACtatttgttgcatttatgaTTGTTTCCAGCTGTCTCTGGCTACATGTCAAGCCAAAAAATGAGATGCATGACACAAGACTGGTGTTCACTGCCACTACAGACTAAACCaatgtttgcattgttgtgATGGACGCCTTTGTGAAGTCCACCTCCAAAGCTGCTGTTAGTTGAAAAGGACTTTTAACCTTTATGGCTATACACATGACCTTTTCTCAAGACTAGGTGGTTGTGTACGTCTCCCttactttctatttttttttttttgtttgtttggtttttttttgcaccaacAGTGAAATTTCCGACCAAATTGATTTTACAGTTAGTAGATTTGCTTGGGGAGTTtgtgtgctgcttttcagcAGACGCATAAATGTAATGAGCCATTGATCAATTCCAAACTGACGACCTGAGGGAACAGAGAAGCTGAGACTCCAAATTAGGAGATGCAATCATATTAGCTGTGTCCCATCACTGAATTTTTATCGAAGCAATCGAAGCTTTCCTTGTGCTGATAATTTTGCTGCAAATCAAACTAGCCATAAATAAAGGTAGCCACTGCATGACCTGCAAGTAGCCCTTCTTTATCAAGTTTTGTGaggacatgaaaataaatttcACTTTCTGGTGTGACGGGGTACTTATGCCACATTCATGCCATGTTAAATGTATGGTAGAACAGGGAAAGATTTCCATGTTTACGACGTCATCAAATAACAGAGTTGGTCGTGTGAgtataaaaaatacagtaatttgCATTGATGTTTGACATGGCACTGTATCTTAAGCAACACTTAACTGGAGGCGATTTGGGTGTCAGGTACTATACTTCTGTATTAAGCTCTAAGAAAATCCTGAAATCCTGGATCTttcagaaaaatctgtttttccagTCATAATTGTTGTAATTATGTGAATTGGTGACTTCAGTAAACTGTCAGCACAGCTCCATCCAAATCATGTCCCAACCCTCTTGCCACATCAAGCCTAACGTGAGGCCAGGTGCACTCTGCAGCTGTCCACAACACTGACAGGCCTGTCACATAAAGGAGGCACGAAGCACTGTGTGATTAGAACTCTACAGCTCAGCCCAGCCACCATCTTTATCCAGAGCAGCATCCTCGTCTGCCTGACACCTTCCCCTCCTCCAACCCCCGTCCAACCTCACACATTCGCACCCTTTCATATACGGGCCATCCAGCTAACTAATCCTCACCCAAACCTTTCCAACTCCAGCTAGCCTCTACTAACCCCCCTGAAAGCCCCCCCACAGAATCTCAAGCATTGAGACGGTAAAGGGCGTCTTCTACAATGTCCAGCTCATGCCGGATGTCTTTCACCATGCGATTGATACTGCTGGTGTCCTTCAGGATGTCCACACTCTGGGTGTAGGGGTTGTAGCGTACTGTGAATGGACGCTGAATGGTTTTGGCAAACTCCCTGCAGACACAGCAAAGCCattaatatcaataaatatatCGTATCAACATACTTAAACAACATTGTGTGTTACCTGCTTGAACAAATCATTATTACAGCAAAGGTGCTAACTGATCACTCTAGCTATGATATAGTAGATGCTCTTaataaagaaatagtttgactgAGGAATCCACTTGTTTCCAAAGGTGAGACGAGAAGATTGTTACCACTCTCATGTTAAGTTAAATTAGGACTTAGAATGAAAGCAGGGAGATTAGCCgagtttagcataaagacgaAAACCAGGGGGAAACAGCTCACCTGTACATGGTGTAAGGAGtacagtaacttcctggagctgcttccccctgcttccagtcgTTACGCTGAGATAAGATGCTCACCTCCTCTTTATCGTAATATACTTTGTGCATGTACACAAGAGTAATATCGATCCTCTCATGCATCTcttaaaaagaaagcaaataatatTTCCCAACAAAGACGCTGTAAAAACTTGCTAGAGAATGGATGATAGCTCCATAATGAAGGAAGGACTGCATTTACCGAGCAACATTCCACTGACCTCATTTTGTTCTTGGCTTCCTCAAAACTCTCGGATACAAAGTAAACTTGTTGGAATGTAGTTATTTTACACTCCTGATCACAGGTCACCATGGGGTCAAATGGGAGGATACGGGCCTTGCCGGACAAAGCATGCTGACAGAAGAGAGCGACAGAATGTGGTGAGATTTTTAGTCATTAGACACATTTACATGTTGGGAGAATTCATCGGCTTGGTCAAGTAACATGCTCTCTGCATGTGAATGCTATAACTGGGTCACGGTAACCTggattagcacacacacacacacacacacacacacacacacacacacacacacacacacacaaaacaggaaaaatgttttgtctttcattAAAAATCCTCATAAGTGGTGGTAAAAGAGTGCTAAGAGTTTCCCTTAACACAGCAGTAACCCAGTCAGAATGGGTTCATTTAAGTCATGATCATCAGAATGTACAAATAGTTTTTCTATATTTACAGTCAGTGGCTTTGTTGTAGCACAGGAACTATAATATGACAAGATAATGTTTCTCTCTGATTCGAAATCTGATGACATTCATAAAGGGCCACATTCTTACCAAACTTTGTTGAAATCTTTAAAATTTTTGAAtcatagttaaaaaaaatgagactTTAAGACAGTTTCTCATAGGGTTTCACAGACTATAAGCAAGAGGTGCACGATATAAACTAGACAGATGGTCATTTGTCACCTTGAGCTcactgatggaggagaggagtccAGCACCATAGGCCCTGAGCCTGCCATCCTGCTTACACAGACCAAACTCCACTGTGAAGAAATAACACTGGAACAAAACAGGTTGGAGCTTAGAAATCATCCCatccagttgtgtgtgtgtgtgcatatggtAGGGATgtccctgtttgtctgctctcttTATTCTTAATACACTAACTACTATCAGTGTGCTCTGTTGATTTATGGGTGGTTTATGGTGTTACACTACCTTAACTAATCAGAAATGCAAAGCATTTTCTATTGCTCAAAACTTTAAGGCCTGGTCacatcaacattaaaatgaaacattttgtggCAAAATCGCTTCTGTCCAATGGAATAAAGTAACCAGTAGATTCATTTGTGTGGGCAAAGTAAaccaaaaaatcagttttgatACACAAATCTGTCTTGcaatctgacagctgactgaacagtgttgcattttataagggatgaaaaatgaaacctaGGAGGCACACAAGCAGTCAAAATGTGAACATgtagaagacaaagaagaagaatgagcaAAAACATATCCACCTCTTTAGTTTTAGTCATagtgtctgtatatgtgtgtgtgtgtgtgtgtgtgtgtgtgtgtgtgtgttttttttctcactgtggcCAGTTTCTGTACAGCATCATCTGAAGCTCCCAGTGATGCTAAACCAATCTCTTGTGAGAACTGGGCGAAGCTGGGCTCAGCAAGCAGAGGAACGTGACCGAGCAGCTCATGGCATGTGTCTCTGCatcaaacacacgcacatgcgcgcacacacacacacacacacacacacatttgaaaaggTAAGCACAGctattgcttcattaaagaGTTCATAGTCAAAGTCTAGTATGACTGTAGAAGTCATactagactgtgtgtgtgtgtgtgtgtgtgtgtttgtactcaCGGTTCAGGTGTATACAAAGGCTCAGAGCTGTGGCGGACATACTGAGTGCAGTGGAATACTCTGAAGGCCAGGCCTGCCAGAAAGTCTCTGGGGGAAAGGTACCCTGCTACTGGCCGAATGATGAAGCCTGAGCGctctattcacacacacagacacacacacacacacacacacacacacagacacacacttttaaGATTGTAAGttttgggtaaaaaaaaaaaacgatatGCCACTTCTCACACAATCAACTTGAATCTGTTTTCTGAGGGAGAAGCTGAGGATTAAAGCTTTGCTTTAAGCACTCACACATTGCTCTATCACAGTATTTGCTGAGACACTCAACATTAGCAAAGCTGGCTCAGGTTTGAACAGTTACCCTTGAGGAAGTGTGAGACGTCCTCCAGCTGGGGGATGTTGCCTTCGCTGTAGTTACAGTATTTGGTCAGCAGGGGGAGGTTCTTCAGATACTCCTTGCAGGCATGGCTGTGGTACAGCTTGTTGAGCTCCCTGTAAACCACGCCCCAGGTACGCACCTCCTCTGTTGTGAAGTCTATGCGAAGAATAGGATCGCCGCTGAacaacagaaagagggagaaaaggccTTAACACCGGGAggatgaaaacaatgaaatcaatgCACACTTATACACAAAACAACGAAATAGGTAGTTTATACACTGACAGACTTccttttacaaaaacaaatggacTGCAGCTTTCAAAAGTACTCCACTGatgctgaactgctgctgaGAGCACACCTGTGGAGGATCCTCATCTGTAGTTTATATAAATTGAGAACaatgaaaatctaaattaaatttttttcctttggcaAGTGTCCATGGCATAAGCTGGATATGTCCTTCGAGATGTTCATAATCAGGAATTAGTGGTGCATCGGACGGCTCTGGCCTCCCTGTCGTCCATTAATTCCTATTACGGCTACCTCTTCAgacattatcccttacttacttattaaaataataagtaAGTAAATAAGTATATCTTCATCCTTCATCCTTCATCCAGTGACAGCCGTGGTGGTTGTGggaagaaatgtttttaattatataaAACTTAAATAGATTTGctctttgaaaaaaaagcactttcCCCTTCAAATTTtatcttttccattttccatgAGGTGTTTGCCATTTCAAATTTGACACTTGGCTTTGCAGGCTGTATGTAAATTGGGAGGTGTGGCTTAAAGGCTGGAGGGAGGGTTTGGGCAGCTGGGGCGCAGAGTCACTTTATGGACAGTAGGGGGAGCTGACTGCTAAAGACCACAGTGAGCTTGGAAGAACAGTATGCCTGCAACCCCTAAAATGTACCGCACCCGTACTCTGCCATCCACTTTGGCTGCTAGCAATGTGAAAACCAGAGCTAACCACCTttcagagacacactgaggcAGATGCTGAGAGAAAGGATTATTTCATCTATTCCCACTTTTattcaaatacaaataattGTGCTGTTTTATGGTTCCAAAGACAGCAGAACAAATGACTGACTCTACATAACATAACTGAATGACCTGACTGTAATAGTAGTTCATAAAAACCTGTGTAAAGTCTGTTAATCTGTTCTGGTTAAGGTAAGATTGTGCTTTATTGATCTCCTGGAGAAAATTCAGGTGCCACAGCAGCAATAACAGGGAGCACAGAAATGTACAGGtaaaaaacaggcaaaataCAATAAGCAAAATAAAGCAAGGTAATTATAGATCATATAAAATAtatgagaacaaaacaaaataaaatacaagacTTAAATGAAGTGTCAGTGAGTCTGAGTGGCCCTGCTGATTCTACTTGCTCTGTTTTCATTGCAGTGTACTCGTTAACAGTCAGCTCCCCCTGCTGTTCATAAGGTGCCGCTGCACCCCAGCTATTTAGAACCCTCCCTCCAGCCTTTGGGCCATGCCTCCTCATTTCCATGTAGTCTGGAAAGCCAAATGTCATTGCAAGGTAGCAATGCCTAATAGAGAATGGAAAAGATGGAATTCAAAATGGCTAATGTCCAAAAGCTTTAAGCCATTTAAAGTTCTCCATTTCACTTTTTAAGTTTCTTTTGATGTGTCCCTTTTCTTATttgcatcatcattttcattttcacctttGCAATTTAAGCTTTCACTTTGAGGATTTCCATTTGggctttgatttttaaaatgcatttttttcattgtcactCATGGTCTCTTGGGCTTAAGTACTCCGGCAACTGCTTGTTGATGTTAAAGGGAAGGAAATCCCACCACAGCTTCTCTTTCAGACTACAAAGATAATCAGTCTGGGACATGAGGCATCAATTTATCATGCAATGATTTTCCAGCAGACATTAACTGTCTGTTAATTGGACAGCAGATTTGAACATTGATGTTATGTAGAAAGGGTAGCATCATATGTGATGACATCATGGGGGTAAGGCACATCACAATTAGATTAGTTAAATTTATGATTCTCAGTCACTGTTATTGCACCCCTGCACACTGTTTATGCTTAAAGGTACAGTGTGCAAGACATGGCCAGAATttcagtttaaaacattcaaaaaaatCTAACTTACATTATCAACATAACATGAGGAAGTTACAGTCCTGACATTATGTCTACTGTCTACTATCTACTGAAGTAGacaataatatgaaataatattAGCAAACAgtccagactgcagcagatATGAGTTGTGATGTTTCCCCCATGTTTTGTACAGTACCTTTACTGCTGTTGGTTGGTGACTACTGATTAATGTGAGCTAAAATAACCCCCGGGTACAGTGCTATCCTGGCAGACACAACATTTAAGGAAATTATATGAATGCCTGAAAGTTACTCCCTCATATTGACATGGTCTCTTCCAGCCCCCCTGTACACTCACAGCTTCCAGGCAGGTACACGCTGCATTTTTACTGGGAGATCTGTTTACTTTATTTACCCATTTTACAGTTGTCCGACAACTTAAtatccacagaaacactgaaaatgatgtTACTTAGATAGcagaaaatgcttttatttacaaaaacaaccCCCCAAATATTGACTATTATCAACTGTTAATGTTAGTGATCCCCTCCAAAATAAGATGATGCATCTAAATCAACTTTATAcatcaaagcaaaagaaacaatATCAAATCACAGTGGAAGAAACAGTGGAACTTACTGTTTGTAGCTCATCGCCAAATCAGCAaagtattttcttcttttacgGTAAATGTTGTCCTTAAATCCCTGCAAACACAGTACACTCACTTTCTCCgtttacattttcagaaatgtgtgttatAAAAGTAAAGATGTGAAAGACGTCTTTCTAGCGTTTTAGACAAGAAGCATCAGAGCAAGTCTGTAACATCTGTGTCTGTCCTACATACCGGATGATCTGCATCTAATTCAGAGCCATACATCAAAACCCTGttcacacacaaatccaaatcAGAGATCTTCTTAGGGAACCAGGGCACACCAGCCAGATCTGAAATACAATTCAGGTTCAACTCGGTGATTCTAAAGAAGCTTTTGCTGTAATCATGATTTAACAATTACAAAACAGCCTGATGAATTATGTCTGAAACATATACACTATTAATGTTGGGGCTTGTTTACAGGCTGAGATTATAGAATTTACTGCTATGTATCTTTTTAAGCATGAGTGGAGAAATTCTCTCATCCCACACCAGTTTagttaaaagtaaaatattacCTACCATCATCAGGTTGAGTGGAGTTATCAGGTGACGTAATCTCGATGATATCAGTGTGTTTCCTTAGCAACTGAGTCAGCTCTTTGAGCTGCTCGTGGTCAGTGTCACAGTCTACAAAGATCTCAAAGTCTGAATCCCTTCGTTTGGACTTGCGAGACTCGATGTGAACGAGGTTGACATGTTTATCCTGCACATGCATAATGTGCAAGATGGTCAGAACATAAGggaacaaacaaatcaaacgCAACATCCAgattatttcaataaaaaacattcagcagctTCTGGAATTAATTTAAAGATGCCAAAGCATGCATATTACATacagcaggaaatgaaacaCCCACCTGAAAAAGCTTCAGCGCCTTGACAAGACCGCCGACTTCATTTTTCAGTGAGAATATGATGGTTGCGATGCCTTTTTCAGACCTGCTGGGTCTTCCAGTGGAGATGCTCCTGTTGTCCTGGTCCTCATCAATTTTACTGAATGTAACCTTATTCATTTAGGGGGGAAAATATACATATTGTATGCATCAGTTCATTTTCTTCAATGCTTATTGACCTGCAAACCCACTAAGCAGCAAagtaaacatactgtaaatgtatgCTGGCCAAGAGAATCGAGGTTTGACTTAAACatgcattaactgattttttaatcaatattaaCAATGCCAATACATATCAAATCAGATCGAATATCGTGATAGCATCGAATCAGAGATAAACATGTAATCCCAGCCCTAATAAACTGATGTGGTGATCACACTTAATGCTCTGAGAACAGTAAAAGTGTTTCAGAGATTGAGGGACAGAATAATCTGTATGGTGGCATTAACTCTTTTTGTATGTATAATGCAGACTACAAATTCATT
Encoded here:
- the LOC121618626 gene encoding tryptophan 5-hydroxylase 1-like isoform X2, with product MYGKKSNEQGPRRGRSFDSVNCAYEEKQLNHEVNKVTFSKIDEDQDNRSISTGRPSRSEKGIATIIFSLKNEVGGLVKALKLFQDKHVNLVHIESRKSKRRDSDFEIFVDCDTDHEQLKELTQLLRKHTDIIEITSPDNSTQPDDDLAGVPWFPKKISDLDLCVNRVLMYGSELDADHPGFKDNIYRKRRKYFADLAMSYKHGDPILRIDFTTEEVRTWGVVYRELNKLYHSHACKEYLKNLPLLTKYCNYSEGNIPQLEDVSHFLKERSGFIIRPVAGYLSPRDFLAGLAFRVFHCTQYVRHSSEPLYTPEPDTCHELLGHVPLLAEPSFAQFSQEIGLASLGASDDAVQKLATCYFFTVEFGLCKQDGRLRAYGAGLLSSISELKHALSGKARILPFDPMVTCDQECKITTFQQVYFVSESFEEAKNKMREFAKTIQRPFTVRYNPYTQSVDILKDTSSINRMVKDIRHELDIVEDALYRLNA
- the LOC121618626 gene encoding tryptophan 5-hydroxylase 1-like isoform X4; the encoded protein is MYGKKSNEQGPRRGRSFDSVNCAYEEKQLNHEVTFSKIDEDQDNRSISTGRPSRSEKGIATIIFSLKNEVGGLVKALKLFQDKHVNLVHIESRKSKRRDSDFEIFVDCDTDHEQLKELTQLLRKHTDIIEITSPDNSTQPDDDLAGVPWFPKKISDLDLCVNRVLMYGSELDADHPGFKDNIYRKRRKYFADLAMSYKHGDPILRIDFTTEEVRTWGVVYRELNKLYHSHACKEYLKNLPLLTKYCNYSEGNIPQLEDVSHFLKERSGFIIRPVAGYLSPRDFLAGLAFRVFHCTQYVRHSSEPLYTPEPDTCHELLGHVPLLAEPSFAQFSQEIGLASLGASDDAVQKLATCYFFTVEFGLCKQDGRLRAYGAGLLSSISELKHALSGKARILPFDPMVTCDQECKITTFQQVYFVSESFEEAKNKMREFAKTIQRPFTVRYNPYTQSVDILKDTSSINRMVKDIRHELDIVEDALYRLNA
- the LOC121618626 gene encoding tryptophan 5-hydroxylase 1-like isoform X3, with amino-acid sequence MYGKKSNEQGPRRGRSFDSVNCAYEEKQLNHEMNKVTFSKIDEDQDNRSISTGRPSRSEKGIATIIFSLKNEVGGLVKALKLFQDKHVNLVHIESRKSKRRDSDFEIFVDCDTDHEQLKELTQLLRKHTDIIEITSPDNSTQPDDDLAGVPWFPKKISDLDLCVNRVLMYGSELDADHPGFKDNIYRKRRKYFADLAMSYKHGDPILRIDFTTEEVRTWGVVYRELNKLYHSHACKEYLKNLPLLTKYCNYSEGNIPQLEDVSHFLKERSGFIIRPVAGYLSPRDFLAGLAFRVFHCTQYVRHSSEPLYTPEPDTCHELLGHVPLLAEPSFAQFSQEIGLASLGASDDAVQKLATCYFFTVEFGLCKQDGRLRAYGAGLLSSISELKHALSGKARILPFDPMVTCDQECKITTFQQVYFVSESFEEAKNKMREFAKTIQRPFTVRYNPYTQSVDILKDTSSINRMVKDIRHELDIVEDALYRLNA
- the LOC121618626 gene encoding tryptophan 5-hydroxylase 1-like isoform X1, whose translation is MYGKKSNEQGPRRGRSFDSVNCAYEEKQLNHEVSSTYDVTFSKIDEDQDNRSISTGRPSRSEKGIATIIFSLKNEVGGLVKALKLFQDKHVNLVHIESRKSKRRDSDFEIFVDCDTDHEQLKELTQLLRKHTDIIEITSPDNSTQPDDDLAGVPWFPKKISDLDLCVNRVLMYGSELDADHPGFKDNIYRKRRKYFADLAMSYKHGDPILRIDFTTEEVRTWGVVYRELNKLYHSHACKEYLKNLPLLTKYCNYSEGNIPQLEDVSHFLKERSGFIIRPVAGYLSPRDFLAGLAFRVFHCTQYVRHSSEPLYTPEPDTCHELLGHVPLLAEPSFAQFSQEIGLASLGASDDAVQKLATCYFFTVEFGLCKQDGRLRAYGAGLLSSISELKHALSGKARILPFDPMVTCDQECKITTFQQVYFVSESFEEAKNKMREFAKTIQRPFTVRYNPYTQSVDILKDTSSINRMVKDIRHELDIVEDALYRLNA